A single Muntiacus reevesi chromosome 9, mMunRee1.1, whole genome shotgun sequence DNA region contains:
- the LOC136174683 gene encoding olfactory receptor 8K3-like translates to MKTQNLTVPNEFILMGITDRPELQAPLFGLFLIIYVTSAVGNLGMVILTKVDSRLQTPMYFFLRHLALTDLGYSTAVGPKMLASFIMDRNSISYYLCAAQLALFIMFMISELFILAAMSCDRYVAICHPLLYTVIMSQRVCRVLVAIPYLYSISVSLIITVKIFNLSFCGYNVIKHFYCDCLPLIPLLCSNTQEIELIILIFAGVNGILSLPIILMSYLLILVAILRMNSAEGRHKAFSTCGSHLTVVTVFFGALIFMYAQPESRHSFDTDKMASIFYTLVIPMLNPLIYSLRNKDVKYALQKVWNKLCNSSS, encoded by the coding sequence ATGAAAACACAAAATCTTACTGTGCCAAATGAATTCATCCTCATGGGAATCACAGACCGCCCCGAGCTGCAGGCTCCACTGTTCGGACTCTTCCTCATCATCTACGTGACCTCAGCAGTGGGCAACTTGGGCATGGTCATCCTCACTAAGGTGGACTCCAGGCTGCAgacacccatgtacttctttctcagaCACCTGGCTCTTACTGATCTTGGCTATTCAACAGCTGTAGGACCCAAAATGTTGGCAAGTTTTATTATGGATCGAAATTCAATCTCCTATTACTTGTGTGCCGCCCAGCTGGCTCTCTTTATCATGTTCATGATTAGTGAGCTTTTTATTCTGGCTGCAATGTCCtgtgaccgctatgtggccatctgtcaccccctgctCTACACGGTCATCATGTCACAAAGGGTGTGCCGGGTGCTGGTGGCAATCCCCTACCTCTATAGCATATCCGTGTCTCTTATAATCACTGtaaagatttttaatttgtccttctgtgGCTACAATGTCATCAAACATTTCTACTGTGACTGTCTCCCCTTGATACCTTTGCTCTGTTCAAATACACAAGAAATTGAACTGATCATTCTGATCTTCGCAGGTGTTAATGGGATCCTCTCCCTTCCAATAATTCTTATGTCTTATCTGCTCATCCTTGTAGCCATTCTCAGGATGAACTCTGCTGAAGGCAGGCACAAGGCTTTTTCTACCTGTGGATCCCACCTGACAGTGGTCACTGTGTTCTTTGGGGCTTTGATATTTATGTATGCACAACCAGAGTCTAGACACTCCTTTGATACAGATAAAATGGCATCTATATTTTACACCCTTGTTATCCCCATGTTAAATCCCTTGATCTACAGTTTGAGgaacaaagatgtaaaatatgcacTACAAAAGGTGTGGAATAAGCTTTGTAACAGTTCCTCTTAA
- the LOC136175675 gene encoding olfactory receptor 8K3-like — METQNGTVLSEFILKGITDRPELQAPLFGLFLIIYVTSVVGNLGMIILTKVDPRLQTPMYFFLRHLAFTDLGYSTTVGPKMLVNFVADQNEISYYFCATQLTFFLVFIISELFILAAMAYDRYVAICNPLLYPVVMSQRVCQVLVAMPYLYSVFESLLIAVKIFDSSFCGYNVIRHFYCDSLPLLSLLCSNANEIGLIILISAGFNLIFSLLIVLASYLLILASILRMSSAEGRRKAFSTCGSHLTVVTVFYGALIFMYVQPESNHSFDTDKMASIFYTLIIPMLNPLIYSFRNKDVKHALQRMWKRLCNSFSSGFCKI, encoded by the coding sequence ATGGAAACACAGAATGGAACCGTGCTGAGCGAATTCATCCTCAAGGGGATCACAGACCGCCCCGAGCTGCAGGCTCCACTGTTCGGGCTCTTCCTCATCATCTACGTGACGTCCGTGGTGGGCAACTTGGGCATGATCATCCTCACTAAGGTGGACCCCAGGCTGCAgacacccatgtacttctttctcagaCACCTGGCTTTCACTGATCTTGGCTATTCAACAACTGTGGGCCCCAAAATGTTAGTAAATTTTGTGGCAGATCAAAATGAAATCTCCTATTACTTTTGTGCTACACAGCTCACGTTCTTTCTTGTCTTCATTATTAGTGAGCTTTTCATTCTGGCAgcaatggcctatgaccgctacgtggccatctgtaaCCCTCTGCTTTACCCAGTGGTCATGTCGCAAAGGGTGTGCCAGGTGCTGGTGGCAATGCCGTATCTCTATAGCGTATTTGAGTCTCTTCTTATCGCTGTAAAGATATTTGACTCATCATTCTGTGGCTATAATGTCATCAGGCACTTCTACTGTGACAGTCTCCCCTTGTTATCTTTGCTCTGCTCAAATGCAAATGAAATTGGACTGATTATTCTCATCTCAGctggttttaatttgattttctctCTTCTGATAGTTCTTGCATCTTACCTTCTTATTCTTGCATCCATTCTCAGGATGAGCTCTGCTGAAGGCAGGCGCAAGGCTTTTTCTACCTGTGGGTCTCACCTGACGGTAGTCACAGTATTCTATGGGGCTTTAATATTCATGTATGTGCAGCCAGAGTCCAACCATTCATTTGACACAGATAAAATGGCATCTATATTTTACACTCTCATTATCCCTATGCTAAATCCCTTGATTTATAGTTTTAGGAACAAAGATGTAAAACATGCCCTACAAAGGATGTGGAAAAGACTATGCAATTCTTTCTCTTCAGGTTTCTGTAAAATATGA